The Deinococcus aquaticus genomic interval ACGCGCCATCATGCAGGCGCGTCCCCCTTCCTGTGACGTTCAGTCCGCGCTGACCGCTTCGCGTGCCGGCACGGCTGGCAGGCCCAGCATGGCGTGCACGCTGGCGCTCCAGCCCTCGTCGTCCAGGGTGCGCCAGTGGTGCGCCCACTGCCAGCGGCGGTAGGCGTCGGCGGCGGCCTCCAGGCCGTCCTCGGCGCCCAGCAGGGGATTGGCGGGCGGGGTGCCCAGGTGGTGGCGGGTCAGGCTGCCTTCCAGGTCCGCGAGGGTCCTGGGTCCAAACGCGAACGACACGTGGCCCTGCCCGGTCCAGCGGCGCAGGTCGTCCTCGGGCGGCAGGGCGTACAGGATCAGTTCGCCGCCGGGGTGCGCGTCCCCCGGCCCGGTCAGGGTGAGGCCCGGCACGTTGTCACGCAGGTACGCGGCGATGGGGCCTGTGGCATGCGCGGCGGCCCCGGCGCGCAGGTGGTCCATGGCGGCTTTCGGGTTCAGGCGCGGATAGGGTTGCGGGGCGGGCGGCGCGTCGAGGCGCAGAGTGGCGGGGGCGCGCAGGGCCTGCCCGTGGAATTCCAGGCGGGTCTGGCCGCGCCACTCGCTGCTCACCAGTTGCGCGGCGAGGTCGCGTTCCCCGCCGGTGTCGTCGGTCTCGTCGAACTTGATGCCGCGCAGGCCCGCCACCTTGAACTGCAGGCTGTTGCCTTTCTTGCCGACCAGTCGGGTGTCGGTCAGGGTGTCGCGCAGGTGCCACAGCGGCAGCGGGTGGCCCTCGCCGAACGGTTCGAACGTGGCGGCCTCGGCCAGCAGGTCCAGCGAGGCCCCCAGGCCCGGCAGCGGCGCGTCCAGGCGCACGCGGGGGTGCGGCGCGGGGAACTGCCGGGCGTACTCGTGAATGCGCTCCTGGAACGCGCCGATGTTGGCGGGGTCGATGGAGAACCCGGCCGCGCCGGGGTGCCCGCCGTAGCGTTTGAGCAGGTCGTGACTCAGGCGCAGGCCCTGCACGGCGCTGATGCCGGGCGTGCTGCGGACCGAGCCCTTGCCCTGCGCGATGATGTACACGGGTTTGTGGTATGTCTCGAGCAGTTTGCTGGCCACGATGCCCATCACCCCGGCGTGCCAGTCGGGGTGCGTGACGACCAGGGCCGGGTCGGCGGGGTCGGCGATGGTCAGGGCCTGCGCGAACATGTCGTCCTGCAACTTGCGGCGTTCCAGGTTCCGGATTTCCAGGTACTCGGCGAGGCGGCTGGCCTCGTGCGGGCTGCGCTGCGTGAGCAGGTCCAGGGCGACGTCGGCCTCACCCATGCGCCCGGCGGCGTTGATGCGCGGCGCGAGAATGAACGCCACGTCCCGCGCGGTGGGCCGGCGGACCCGTCCAGAGTCCAGCAGGGCGCGCAGGCCCGGCAGTTCGGTTGCGGCCAGGGCGTCCAGTCCGGCGCGGACCAGGGCGCGGTTCTCCCCGATCAGGGGGGCCACGTCGGCCACGGTGCCCAGGGTCGCCAGGGCCGCGTAGGCTCGGGGTTCCGGCAGGCCGAGCAGGTCGTTCACGGCC includes:
- the recJ gene encoding single-stranded-DNA-specific exonuclease RecJ: MRLWRVSPPLAQVLSGRGLSAALLDPPLTLTPNPALREAAGRIVQAIREHKRIRIHGDYDADGVSATATLVLGLRDLGADVHGFIPHRLNEGYGVHPDRVEEHAAACDLLVTVDCGVTNHAEIRALLDHGTQVIVTDHHAPGDEFPDALVVHPHLTTDFDHDLHNLTGAGVAYHLLWAVNDLLGLPEPRAYAALATLGTVADVAPLIGENRALVRAGLDALAATELPGLRALLDSGRVRRPTARDVAFILAPRINAAGRMGEADVALDLLTQRSPHEASRLAEYLEIRNLERRKLQDDMFAQALTIADPADPALVVTHPDWHAGVMGIVASKLLETYHKPVYIIAQGKGSVRSTPGISAVQGLRLSHDLLKRYGGHPGAAGFSIDPANIGAFQERIHEYARQFPAPHPRVRLDAPLPGLGASLDLLAEAATFEPFGEGHPLPLWHLRDTLTDTRLVGKKGNSLQFKVAGLRGIKFDETDDTGGERDLAAQLVSSEWRGQTRLEFHGQALRAPATLRLDAPPAPQPYPRLNPKAAMDHLRAGAAAHATGPIAAYLRDNVPGLTLTGPGDAHPGGELILYALPPEDDLRRWTGQGHVSFAFGPRTLADLEGSLTRHHLGTPPANPLLGAEDGLEAAADAYRRWQWAHHWRTLDDEGWSASVHAMLGLPAVPAREAVSAD